A genome region from Prochlorococcus marinus CUG1417 includes the following:
- a CDS encoding AEC family transporter, with product MGVLLKEGIDINLIKSAFLAFSLIGFLIVLINIFPIFKNRLSSHTLQMAGLIGNTSFLGIPIAIALLPSTTINFTIGFDLGTTLFAWIFGPFFLQSKSKNKNIPKIEGLLNALINSPASRGIIGVLLVYLFNLNEVLGNYLWIPARIVIALAIIIVGTRLGIITNQKGRFFDLNEEIKFSILLKLFILPLIVFFISKFLNFDFYQSSALILQAGTPTAISTILMAEAYDVKQKIASKILFTTTLISILTIPLLKILMNVFK from the coding sequence ATGGGTGTTTTATTAAAGGAGGGTATAGATATAAACCTTATTAAAAGTGCATTTTTAGCATTCTCATTAATTGGATTTTTAATAGTTTTAATAAATATATTCCCAATATTTAAAAATAGGCTTTCAAGTCATACTTTGCAGATGGCAGGCTTAATAGGTAATACTTCATTCCTAGGAATACCAATTGCAATAGCTCTTCTACCCTCTACCACTATTAATTTTACTATCGGATTTGACTTAGGAACAACACTATTTGCTTGGATATTTGGACCTTTTTTTCTTCAAAGCAAATCTAAAAACAAGAACATCCCAAAGATCGAAGGCTTACTAAACGCATTGATAAATAGTCCTGCATCAAGGGGGATCATTGGAGTACTTTTAGTATATCTTTTTAATCTAAATGAGGTATTAGGTAATTACCTTTGGATACCTGCAAGAATAGTCATAGCTTTAGCAATAATAATTGTCGGGACAAGGCTTGGAATAATAACAAATCAAAAGGGTAGATTTTTTGATCTTAATGAAGAAATTAAATTCTCAATTTTATTAAAATTATTTATTCTTCCTTTAATTGTTTTTTTTATAAGCAAATTTTTAAATTTTGATTTCTACCAATCATCAGCACTAATACTTCAGGCAGGAACTCCAACAGCGATTTCTACCATTTTAATGGCAGAGGCTTATGACGTGAAACAAAAAATCGCTTCAAAAATTCTTTTTACTACAACCCTAATTTCAATACTTACAATTCCTCTTTTAAAAATTCTTATGAATGTGTTTAAATAA
- a CDS encoding CopG family transcriptional regulator: protein MKSANPENEYIPLDLRISVRRDTLRLISEMAQDMGISINEVFSFLAEDSVIDLELLEDLNEIEIPNECSIDDLKKALLKRKLC from the coding sequence ATGAAGTCAGCGAACCCTGAAAATGAATACATCCCTTTAGATCTCAGGATTTCCGTGAGAAGAGATACTCTAAGGCTAATCTCAGAGATGGCTCAAGATATGGGAATAAGCATTAATGAAGTTTTTAGTTTTTTAGCCGAAGATTCCGTAATCGATCTTGAATTACTTGAAGATTTGAATGAAATTGAAATCCCAAATGAGTGCAGTATTGATGATCTTAAAAAAGCTCTTCTTAAAAGGAAGCTTTGTTAA
- a CDS encoding ArnT family glycosyltransferase: MILLKSKKRLITLLIVLICGIIIFILDLGITGLVDETPPLFAAAGRAMSKSGDWLTPKVNGILRFDKPPLIYWLMGFFYSLPKNEIWDNLGTISARLPSALGSLLLMLMIGDTLFCWPQRGDRQFFTPIVASLGFALSPFIIIWSRAAVSDALLTGTLGISLLLFWRRMVSENKDQCISAWVFLGFAILSKGPVAFVLAALTITSFLIIQNDWKTLLHKINPKKGFLITILLSLPWYVLELIKEGKPFWDNFFGYHNFQRYTSVVNNHAEPLWFFLYIMIFASLPFTPFLYYGIFKTIKDFLKSSKDICDVSETLHTYSLCWFLSVLIFFSISATKLPSYWLPAIPAASILISNSFISLKKSNKSYSYLWIFNILILFGLSTAFFFSNIWLSSINDPEMPNLGSELISSGIIFKAKLFFSSFTLLAIILFSFKSNNIFLYLQISLLIGQSLLMPPIRKLADTSRQLPLRNISRLISDIREGNETLAMIGIRKPSLHYYSGQIVFYEPNTKEGLINLSDRLNNDRRENYEDQPDYEYKSLLLVIDEYSAHEQHWSNINHQKLGEYGIYNLWRIQKSDLNKYSEFLINSGYKANWKNRKVEKF; encoded by the coding sequence ATGATTCTTCTTAAATCAAAAAAAAGGCTTATAACCTTACTGATAGTTTTGATTTGTGGAATCATTATATTTATCTTAGATTTAGGCATTACTGGACTGGTGGATGAGACTCCTCCTTTATTTGCGGCTGCTGGGCGTGCAATGAGTAAATCTGGTGATTGGTTAACTCCAAAAGTCAATGGAATTCTACGTTTTGATAAGCCTCCACTAATTTATTGGCTAATGGGTTTTTTTTACTCATTACCGAAAAACGAAATTTGGGATAATTTGGGGACAATATCAGCAAGACTTCCTTCAGCTTTGGGCTCATTATTGTTAATGTTGATGATTGGAGATACTTTGTTTTGTTGGCCACAGAGGGGTGATAGGCAATTCTTTACTCCCATAGTTGCATCATTAGGATTTGCCTTGTCTCCATTCATAATTATCTGGAGTAGAGCTGCTGTGAGTGATGCTCTTTTAACTGGTACCTTAGGGATTAGCCTGCTGTTGTTCTGGAGAAGAATGGTAAGTGAAAATAAGGATCAATGCATTTCAGCGTGGGTTTTTTTAGGATTTGCAATTTTATCTAAAGGACCAGTCGCATTCGTTTTAGCAGCATTAACTATTACATCATTCTTAATTATTCAGAATGATTGGAAAACTTTGCTCCATAAGATAAATCCTAAGAAAGGTTTTTTGATAACGATATTGTTAAGTCTTCCATGGTACGTCTTAGAGCTCATAAAGGAGGGAAAGCCTTTTTGGGACAATTTTTTTGGTTATCATAACTTTCAAAGATATACTTCGGTTGTAAATAATCATGCAGAACCACTTTGGTTTTTTCTATACATAATGATATTTGCTTCATTACCATTTACCCCTTTTTTGTATTACGGGATATTTAAAACCATTAAGGATTTCTTGAAAAGTTCAAAAGATATTTGCGATGTCTCTGAAACTCTTCATACATATTCCTTATGTTGGTTTTTATCAGTTTTAATTTTCTTTAGTATTTCTGCTACGAAACTTCCAAGCTATTGGTTGCCAGCAATTCCAGCAGCATCAATCTTAATTAGTAATAGCTTTATAAGCTTAAAAAAATCAAATAAAAGTTATTCATATTTATGGATTTTTAATATTTTAATTTTGTTTGGTCTCTCAACAGCATTCTTTTTCTCAAATATTTGGTTAAGTTCAATAAATGATCCTGAGATGCCTAATCTTGGATCTGAATTAATAAGTTCTGGGATAATTTTTAAAGCAAAATTGTTCTTCTCTTCATTTACACTACTTGCAATAATTTTATTTTCTTTTAAATCCAACAATATATTTCTTTATCTTCAAATTTCACTTTTAATAGGCCAGTCTCTCTTGATGCCACCAATAAGAAAATTAGCAGATACTTCTAGGCAATTACCTTTGAGGAATATCTCAAGATTGATTTCAGATATTAGGGAGGGAAATGAAACTTTAGCGATGATAGGGATAAGAAAACCATCCTTACATTATTATTCAGGGCAAATAGTTTTTTATGAACCAAATACAAAAGAGGGATTAATTAATCTTTCAGATAGGCTAAATAATGATAGAAGAGAAAATTATGAGGACCAACCTGATTATGAATACAAATCTTTATTGTTAGTGATAGACGAATACTCTGCTCACGAACAACACTGGTCAAATATTAATCATCAAAAATTGGGTGAATATGGGATTTATAATTTATGGCGAATTCAGAAAAGTGATTTGAACAAATATTCGGAATTTTTAATTAATAGTGGTTATAAAGCTAACTGGAAAAATAGAAAAGTTGAGAAATTTTAA
- a CDS encoding glycosyltransferase family 4 protein — MRIVLISTPLGFLGSGKGGGVELTLNSLVSGLLSLGHSVDVIAPRNSKLHKSNEKAKVHFVEGKDQISWQHQNYNSPVTIPDNSLLAGMLEKAIDIAKQSDVLLNMSYDWLPIWMTLNVEIPIAHIISMGSESSVIRNLISKVYAKHPNNFAFHSKIQADDYPFIKKPIIIGNGFKLNNYTFQESVKGPLGWVGRVAPEKGLEDAVYVANELGEQLKVWGVKEDETYASKIEKSFPSGTIDWMGFLSTNELQKELGKCRVLLNTPKWNEAYGNVVVEALACGVPVIAYKRGGPSEIIQHGKTGYLAEPDDKKNMLSYVEIIEKIKRKKCREWVEKNASTDIFANKVVNWLNKVMQDYK, encoded by the coding sequence ATGCGCATAGTTTTAATAAGTACTCCATTAGGTTTCCTCGGAAGTGGCAAAGGTGGAGGAGTTGAATTAACTTTGAACTCCTTAGTTTCAGGATTGCTTTCTTTAGGTCATTCGGTAGATGTGATAGCTCCAAGAAATTCAAAATTACATAAAAGCAATGAAAAGGCAAAAGTACATTTTGTAGAAGGTAAAGATCAAATTAGTTGGCAGCATCAAAATTACAATTCTCCTGTAACTATCCCAGACAATTCTCTTCTAGCAGGCATGCTTGAAAAGGCAATAGATATTGCTAAGCAATCAGATGTATTGTTGAATATGTCTTATGATTGGCTGCCTATTTGGATGACTTTAAATGTAGAGATTCCTATCGCACACATTATTAGTATGGGTTCTGAGAGTTCAGTAATTAGAAATTTAATCTCAAAGGTATATGCTAAACATCCAAACAATTTTGCTTTTCATTCAAAAATACAAGCTGATGATTATCCATTTATAAAAAAACCAATAATTATTGGAAATGGCTTTAAATTAAATAACTATACTTTTCAAGAATCAGTTAAGGGACCATTGGGGTGGGTTGGGAGAGTAGCCCCGGAGAAAGGTTTAGAGGATGCTGTTTATGTTGCAAATGAACTTGGTGAACAACTAAAAGTTTGGGGAGTTAAAGAAGATGAGACCTATGCCTCAAAGATAGAAAAATCTTTTCCTTCAGGGACTATAGATTGGATGGGTTTTTTATCAACCAATGAATTACAAAAAGAACTTGGTAAATGTAGGGTGTTGCTAAATACCCCGAAATGGAATGAAGCTTATGGGAACGTAGTTGTTGAAGCTTTAGCATGCGGGGTGCCAGTCATAGCTTATAAAAGGGGAGGACCTAGTGAAATTATTCAGCATGGGAAAACTGGGTATCTTGCTGAGCCTGATGATAAAAAAAATATGCTTTCCTATGTAGAAATTATTGAAAAAATAAAGCGTAAGAAATGTAGAGAATGGGTAGAAAAGAATGCCTCCACCGATATATTTGCTAATAAGGTTGTGAACTGGCTTAATAAGGTAATGCAGGATTATAAATAA
- a CDS encoding DMT family transporter, with protein sequence MNSILNWFLMILPFALWGTSMAAMTPLVSSAGPEFVASLRLLPAGILVLITTYLFKRDLKIYKCDLKWFFVFTIVDATFFQLFLTYGIEKTGAGLGSVLIDSQPLLVAILARAIFGNLINPIGWLGLLFGLGGIIFLGIPQEFLGNWWLMSDEAITDVAFNFGELWMLAASLAMALGTILIRFTCTKSDPVAVTGWHMVIGSVPLIIKHCLQSNFQIIPDWSIFDWGLMSFASIFGGAIAYGLFFYFANNKEITGFSTLAFLTPVFALLSGGIWLDERLTVVQWIGVVFVLISVFFVSQRRALWENKFIDNSI encoded by the coding sequence ATGAATTCAATCTTAAATTGGTTTTTAATGATACTCCCTTTTGCACTTTGGGGAACTTCAATGGCGGCTATGACTCCCTTAGTATCAAGTGCTGGACCAGAGTTTGTGGCTTCTTTAAGATTACTTCCTGCAGGAATTCTTGTTCTAATTACAACATATTTGTTTAAAAGAGATCTAAAAATTTATAAGTGCGATTTGAAGTGGTTTTTTGTTTTTACAATTGTCGACGCAACTTTTTTTCAGTTGTTTTTAACTTATGGTATAGAAAAAACTGGAGCAGGTCTAGGGTCTGTATTGATTGATTCTCAGCCCCTTTTGGTAGCTATATTAGCGAGGGCAATTTTTGGAAATTTAATTAATCCAATAGGATGGTTAGGCTTACTTTTTGGTTTGGGAGGAATAATATTCTTAGGTATCCCGCAAGAATTTCTTGGAAATTGGTGGTTGATGTCTGATGAGGCAATAACTGATGTGGCTTTTAACTTTGGAGAGCTCTGGATGCTTGCAGCTTCTCTAGCTATGGCACTAGGAACTATTTTAATTAGATTCACCTGTACAAAAAGTGATCCAGTTGCAGTTACAGGATGGCACATGGTGATAGGGAGTGTACCACTTATTATTAAGCATTGCTTACAATCAAATTTTCAAATAATTCCAGATTGGTCAATATTTGATTGGGGACTGATGTCATTTGCAAGTATTTTCGGAGGAGCAATAGCTTATGGTTTGTTTTTCTATTTTGCTAATAATAAGGAAATAACTGGATTTAGTACTCTTGCATTTTTAACTCCTGTATTTGCACTTCTTAGTGGAGGTATTTGGTTGGATGAAAGACTTACTGTTGTTCAATGGATAGGGGTAGTTTTTGTTCTTATTTCGGTATTTTTTGTTAGCCAGAGAAGAGCTTTATGGGAAAATAAATTTATTGATAATTCTATTTAA
- the sppA gene encoding signal peptide peptidase SppA: MIWPFRRKSKKRMARIVIDEPITSSTRISVLKALKQIEDREFPALIVRIDSPGGTVGDSQEIYSAIKRLKGKGCKVIASFGNISASGGVYIGVASDKIVANPGTITGSIGVIIRGNNLSELLDKVGIKFETVKSGVFKDILSPDKALSEEGRKLLQGLIDESYKQFTEAVAEGRNLPIEEVKKFADGRIFTGTQAKELGLIDEVGDEFVARELASKMVNIDPKIQPLTFGKKKKKILGLIPGSKIIEKVFNIISFEIDSSNKILWLYKP, encoded by the coding sequence ATGATTTGGCCTTTTAGACGAAAGTCAAAAAAAAGAATGGCTCGTATTGTAATTGATGAGCCTATTACAAGTTCAACAAGGATTTCTGTCCTTAAAGCACTTAAACAAATTGAGGATAGAGAATTTCCTGCTTTAATCGTGAGAATTGATTCGCCAGGAGGTACTGTTGGTGATAGCCAAGAAATATACTCTGCTATTAAAAGACTAAAAGGAAAAGGATGTAAAGTCATTGCTAGTTTTGGAAATATATCAGCATCTGGAGGAGTTTACATTGGTGTTGCATCTGACAAAATAGTTGCGAATCCAGGTACAATCACAGGATCAATTGGTGTCATTATAAGGGGAAATAATTTATCTGAATTGTTAGACAAAGTCGGAATAAAATTCGAGACTGTCAAAAGTGGTGTATTCAAAGATATACTTTCTCCAGATAAAGCTTTAAGTGAGGAAGGTAGAAAACTCCTTCAAGGTTTAATAGATGAAAGCTACAAACAATTTACTGAAGCTGTTGCTGAAGGAAGAAATTTACCCATTGAAGAAGTAAAAAAGTTTGCCGATGGAAGAATTTTCACTGGGACCCAAGCAAAAGAATTAGGGCTTATTGATGAAGTTGGAGATGAATTTGTGGCGAGGGAACTTGCATCAAAAATGGTCAATATTGATCCTAAAATTCAGCCGTTAACATTTGGGAAGAAAAAAAAGAAAATACTTGGGCTAATTCCTGGAAGTAAAATTATTGAAAAAGTTTTTAATATTATCTCCTTTGAGATTGACTCATCTAATAAAATACTCTGGTTATATAAGCCCTAA
- the aroH gene encoding chorismate mutase has protein sequence MKGDYKITFIRGATTASGNSVEEIEDAVVELIDELISRNSLIKSNLLSIIFTTTKDLDACFPASIARKCNGLNSVAFLDCQQMHVSNDINFCIRIMAQVFMPPNNSVKHPYLRGAAKLRTDRC, from the coding sequence ATGAAAGGTGATTATAAGATTACATTTATTCGAGGAGCTACAACAGCATCTGGCAATTCCGTTGAGGAAATAGAGGATGCAGTAGTGGAGTTAATAGATGAATTAATTTCACGTAATTCTCTGATTAAGTCGAACTTATTATCCATTATATTTACTACTACAAAAGATTTGGATGCATGTTTCCCTGCTTCAATCGCGAGAAAATGTAATGGACTTAATTCAGTGGCTTTTTTAGACTGTCAACAAATGCACGTATCAAATGATATTAATTTTTGTATAAGAATAATGGCTCAAGTTTTTATGCCGCCAAATAATTCGGTAAAGCATCCTTATTTAAGAGGTGCTGCCAAATTAAGGACAGATAGATGTTAA
- a CDS encoding DUF2808 domain-containing protein, with amino-acid sequence MLKNTKKLALNFKILSFFLIPSILVSIPFFSKIQDAKAGLEFQWDQNSGIRRLRWFQKENKKRLRNKIYFFLRPRDRNSELLRINLAIPETFKVKLNTEKISFCNVRIGGFESRTKCLEDIPADIEINTDEAGLRSVDIYPYKPIPTNKKSYAIVLKVFNPRRSGLYQFHLYGQPKGNTGLSYLGSSTIVID; translated from the coding sequence ATGTTAAAAAACACAAAGAAACTTGCTTTAAATTTTAAAATTTTAAGTTTTTTTCTTATACCCTCTATTTTAGTTTCGATTCCATTCTTTAGTAAGATCCAAGACGCTAAAGCAGGTTTGGAATTTCAATGGGACCAGAACTCCGGGATCAGACGATTAAGGTGGTTTCAAAAAGAAAACAAAAAAAGACTTAGAAATAAGATTTATTTTTTCTTAAGGCCAAGAGATAGAAACTCTGAACTATTAAGAATAAATTTAGCCATCCCCGAAACCTTTAAAGTCAAGTTAAATACAGAAAAAATAAGTTTTTGTAATGTAAGGATAGGAGGTTTTGAAAGTAGAACAAAATGTCTAGAGGATATTCCTGCTGATATCGAAATTAATACTGATGAAGCAGGGTTAAGATCAGTGGATATTTATCCTTATAAACCAATTCCCACTAATAAAAAGAGTTATGCAATTGTTTTAAAAGTTTTTAATCCAAGAAGATCAGGACTTTATCAATTTCATTTATATGGTCAGCCTAAAGGAAATACAGGTTTAAGTTATTTAGGATCCTCGACTATTGTGATCGATTAA
- the rpmH gene encoding 50S ribosomal protein L34, with the protein MTKRTFGGTSRKRKRVSGFRVRMRSHTGRRVIKSRRQKGRERIAV; encoded by the coding sequence ATGACTAAAAGAACTTTTGGCGGAACTTCAAGAAAAAGAAAACGTGTATCTGGTTTTAGAGTAAGAATGCGTTCTCATACTGGTAGAAGAGTTATTAAAAGCAGAAGGCAAAAGGGAAGAGAAAGAATAGCTGTTTAA
- the rnpA gene encoding ribonuclease P protein component, protein MALPKEMRLKGHRAFNYIHKNSIKYHGKLMTFKVAKSNPEILLSHKLANTPDNLRIAIAISKKVSKKAVNRNKIRRMLQEWLLTNIQKINSHKPYWLLVNLKFGNFCNDKNRLLEEFQNLMSKSHLIK, encoded by the coding sequence ATGGCCCTACCTAAAGAAATGCGTTTAAAAGGTCATAGGGCTTTTAATTATATCCATAAAAATTCCATAAAATATCATGGAAAATTAATGACTTTTAAAGTAGCAAAATCAAATCCCGAAATTCTCTTATCCCATAAATTGGCAAATACCCCAGACAATTTGAGGATAGCAATTGCCATAAGTAAAAAAGTTTCAAAAAAAGCTGTAAATAGAAATAAAATTAGAAGAATGCTTCAAGAGTGGTTGTTAACAAACATTCAAAAAATTAATAGCCACAAACCTTATTGGTTACTTGTTAACCTTAAATTTGGGAATTTCTGCAATGATAAAAATAGACTTTTGGAGGAATTTCAAAACTTAATGTCCAAATCTCATCTAATCAAATGA
- a CDS encoding PH domain-containing protein: MININEVTFYEGGPAKSDLIINLLAGFTILGLPFTFAAIVRALWLRYKITNKRITIDGGWFGKNKSQVSLSKIEEIRSIPRGFGSYGDMVLILDDGSKVEMKSLPLFREKQKFIEENIIKKSETSNLNEVTGFATKS, from the coding sequence ATGATAAACATTAATGAAGTAACCTTTTACGAAGGTGGTCCCGCAAAAAGTGATTTAATAATAAACCTTTTAGCAGGATTTACTATTCTTGGTTTACCATTTACATTTGCTGCAATAGTTAGAGCATTGTGGTTAAGGTATAAAATCACAAATAAGAGAATCACAATTGATGGGGGATGGTTTGGTAAAAATAAATCACAGGTTTCATTAAGTAAAATTGAAGAGATCAGATCTATTCCAAGAGGATTTGGATCATACGGCGATATGGTTCTGATCCTTGATGACGGATCAAAAGTTGAAATGAAATCATTACCTCTATTCAGAGAAAAGCAAAAATTTATTGAAGAAAATATAATTAAAAAATCAGAAACTTCAAATCTCAACGAGGTAACTGGGTTTGCTACTAAATCCTAA
- the yidC gene encoding membrane protein insertase YidC, whose product MIGFISEKLLIPILDFFYGLVPSYGLAIVALTVVIRIALFPLSAGSIRSARRMKIAQPVMQKRQAEIKSKFSGDPKKQQEELGKLMNEFGSPLAGCLPLIVQMPVLFALFATLRGSPFADVPYNINLKVVPQDQIAAIDPKPYKSPRHSIFITEKSHFPVIATIPNGTKLGTEESIKINLQTTNGNSYSDVLSKYDNGSKFLPTWTVSKGSENLKVSQDGTVTAIKPGDATIEAKIPGLAAKSGFLFIKALGQVGFYVDGSINWDIAALVGAFGLTLLLSQVLSSQGMPANPQQSTANKITPVMITGMFLFFPLPAGVLLYMVVANIFQAFQTFLLNKEALPENLQKILDQQLLGKNEAITTAASTISEKRLPFEPNSKK is encoded by the coding sequence GTGATAGGGTTCATTTCAGAAAAACTACTTATCCCTATTCTAGATTTTTTCTACGGTTTAGTCCCAAGTTATGGATTAGCAATTGTTGCATTAACGGTAGTAATAAGAATTGCGCTTTTCCCTTTAAGCGCAGGCTCAATACGAAGTGCAAGACGAATGAAGATTGCCCAGCCAGTAATGCAAAAGAGGCAAGCGGAAATAAAATCTAAGTTCTCAGGAGATCCAAAGAAACAACAAGAAGAATTAGGTAAATTAATGAATGAGTTCGGCAGTCCTCTTGCGGGTTGTCTTCCACTTATTGTTCAAATGCCTGTGCTTTTTGCATTATTTGCAACTTTAAGAGGTTCTCCATTCGCAGACGTTCCTTACAACATTAATCTAAAGGTCGTTCCACAAGATCAAATTGCGGCTATTGATCCAAAGCCCTACAAATCTCCAAGACACTCTATATTCATTACAGAAAAATCTCATTTTCCTGTGATAGCAACAATTCCTAATGGGACAAAATTAGGAACAGAAGAATCAATAAAAATTAATTTACAAACAACAAATGGCAACAGCTATTCGGATGTTTTATCTAAGTACGACAATGGCTCTAAGTTCCTACCCACTTGGACAGTTTCAAAGGGATCTGAAAATTTAAAAGTTTCTCAAGACGGAACAGTAACTGCCATTAAACCAGGTGACGCTACAATCGAAGCTAAAATTCCTGGTCTTGCTGCTAAAAGTGGTTTTCTCTTTATTAAAGCGCTTGGTCAAGTTGGATTTTATGTAGATGGTTCTATTAATTGGGATATTGCTGCGCTAGTTGGGGCTTTTGGATTAACCCTACTACTATCTCAAGTTTTATCCAGTCAGGGAATGCCTGCCAATCCTCAACAATCAACTGCCAACAAAATTACTCCAGTTATGATTACTGGAATGTTTCTTTTCTTCCCACTTCCAGCAGGAGTATTACTATATATGGTTGTTGCTAATATTTTTCAGGCATTTCAGACCTTCCTTCTCAACAAAGAGGCTCTTCCTGAGAATTTACAGAAAATTTTGGATCAACAACTATTAGGAAAAAATGAAGCAATAACAACAGCTGCTTCAACTATCTCAGAGAAAAGATTGCCTTTTGAACCTAATAGCAAGAAATAG
- a CDS encoding AAA family ATPase: MNSWCKNLELLIKSRTSLIWIRNKEEERLENILNYSCEKLNIKRFVSWDCVSGIKGLVNEKGKFQNNPLGVLNWLKEQSSELSTILLVKDFHKFYDDPSINRTIKGLSSSLKETNHNLVFSSHIFPSSEELDELMTIINLPLPDQKELKNLIKKIAANTNSKLNEQDLNELSLASSGLTEIKVKQVTAKALAQRGKISKEDIKDILEEKKQVIARSEILEFFESKSCQDDIGGLSVLKVWLNQRYRAFSKEAMDYGLPIPKGVLLVGAQGTGKSLTAKSISRSWSMPLLRLDVGRLFSSLVGSSEARTRETISRAEAMSPCILWIDEIDKGFGGDARSDGGTSQRVLASLLTWMAEKESAVFVIATANSIDKLPAELLRKGRFDEIFFLDLPNSEERLSILDLHLKKRRPGYSFPLSTIIDRTDGYSGAELEQAVIEGMHISFSENRELMEKDLIKAVSELVPLSRTAKEQIDLLKKWSSTGRARSAS, from the coding sequence ATGAATTCTTGGTGTAAAAATTTAGAATTGCTCATAAAATCAAGAACTTCATTAATCTGGATAAGGAATAAAGAGGAGGAAAGATTAGAAAATATTCTCAATTATTCATGTGAAAAATTAAATATAAAAAGATTTGTTTCCTGGGATTGCGTTAGCGGTATTAAAGGATTGGTAAATGAAAAAGGTAAATTTCAAAATAACCCATTAGGAGTGCTTAATTGGCTTAAAGAACAAAGTTCTGAATTATCAACAATATTATTAGTTAAAGATTTTCATAAATTTTATGATGATCCATCTATAAATAGAACTATTAAAGGACTATCTTCCTCGCTTAAGGAAACAAATCATAATTTAGTATTCAGTTCACATATATTTCCATCATCAGAAGAACTTGATGAATTAATGACAATTATCAACTTACCTTTACCTGATCAGAAAGAGTTAAAAAATCTAATAAAAAAAATTGCTGCAAATACCAACTCAAAACTTAATGAACAAGACTTAAACGAACTCTCTTTGGCTTCAAGCGGATTAACAGAAATAAAAGTGAAACAAGTTACAGCGAAAGCACTTGCTCAAAGAGGGAAAATTAGTAAAGAGGATATCAAAGATATTCTTGAGGAGAAAAAACAAGTAATTGCAAGAAGTGAAATATTAGAATTTTTTGAATCCAAATCATGTCAAGATGATATAGGTGGTCTAAGTGTTTTAAAAGTTTGGCTTAATCAAAGATATAGGGCCTTTTCTAAAGAAGCTATGGACTATGGACTACCTATCCCAAAAGGGGTCTTACTCGTTGGTGCACAAGGTACTGGTAAATCACTTACGGCGAAATCAATTTCTAGGAGTTGGTCTATGCCCCTTCTAAGGTTAGATGTGGGGAGACTATTTTCTAGCCTTGTCGGTTCAAGTGAGGCAAGAACAAGAGAAACCATATCTAGAGCTGAAGCAATGTCCCCTTGTATCCTTTGGATTGATGAAATTGATAAGGGCTTTGGAGGTGATGCTAGGAGTGATGGAGGGACAAGTCAGAGAGTTTTGGCGAGTCTGTTAACTTGGATGGCTGAAAAAGAATCAGCCGTATTTGTAATTGCTACCGCTAACTCCATAGATAAGCTTCCTGCTGAATTATTAAGGAAAGGTAGGTTTGATGAGATATTTTTTCTTGATTTGCCAAATTCTGAAGAAAGATTGAGCATTCTTGATTTGCACTTAAAAAAAAGAAGGCCAGGTTATAGTTTCCCTCTTTCTACCATTATCGACAGAACAGATGGATACTCAGGTGCAGAACTTGAACAAGCAGTAATAGAGGGTATGCACATTTCATTCTCTGAGAATAGAGAGCTAATGGAGAAAGATTTAATAAAGGCAGTTTCTGAATTAGTTCCCTTATCCAGAACAGCAAAAGAACAAATTGATTTACTAAAAAAATGGTCATCAACGGGACGGGCTCGTTCTGCGTCGTAA